The sequence atttcttcgaaggcttcagcttcgtggtcaatccattcgatgacaccttcgggattgcctctcgaaaagttttcctcacttgagaatgcgccgaccttggcgaagctagcctttaactttttaacacaatctatagatttgttgtagcatctctttttggacgaacgaagctcttcaacagtcacttctaggtgatctgcccattgatcgctgagttcacgctttgtttcttcaagtatgcgttcttccttggctctggccagttgtttccgaaggtcttcaatttcgcgcttctgagcttcagcttgacttttaaaagcagcttcgtcttcctttattttatttatcaatgagtataatattttatctttttcgagaccttcgttccttagttcaattacttcggaacgaaggttgctcagggctatagtacacccttcgtcttcagcatctttctgtgctctgagggcattgctgagtatcaggccctgcaaagagaaatatgtgtgcgtcaataggttgtaacaaacgaaaaattttggattcaacaaagaaatacaagaatttcatttgtcgcacctttaagctattgtaagccaggctgtcggccagatcgttcttcgacagcaccgagagcccgtcttctaaagttgggaatccgaaactcttgcttatctcccgacagacagaaatttccttgctataggggagacaatacaagaagtcttcttctccactgccattgaatattaacgccccctttggatatttcaatttttgggcgtagtgctgggcctcttgctcttctttctctgatagttttttccccgaagcatgacgaacaatataatcacgaactttgggggatgcttcgggggcaataacaccggtgtcttcaacaaaagttggctttgctattttttctgcctcactttccaagggttttatctttgcgggctctgagggcccagcttcggcttcaatctcttgctctggagctttagaaccagaaatttcagttgttgtttcaggagtaacagcagccttcttcggaggtgtgcttgaagatttgattgtttccagtacatctagcacgttagccattctctttcttttcggagtcactactggcactttttgatttttcactgtctcaatgtttgccgcaggactcaaaacttctgatgttttggatccctcagttgcttcttttacctttttcattttttctgtggacggcacttcggttttctctttcgtttctgataacagaatttttgattgttccaattctatctttgttggcacttcggccgtttctgcgacatctggcagcaaggttggctcgtttggtttttcagcttcggtggccgaagaagtttctccggtgaactcgggcaccgaagctggttcaatatagcgcggccgatgtgtaaggacctttatcttttttcttttcggttctggctcactaggagcagctgcagcttcttcttttacagaggttgtgttttttctcttctgccttcgaatgggatagcaatagtcagggtagacaaacccgattgcatcaaatacccgattcagcctcttcttttttcggcctccgaaggctgctgacattgcagtgtcttcggcctttgaataggtcccaagcagctcatcacttaaattttcaatgctttttaaccagtcatcatctggctcaacgaatttatctccaaacttaaaggtgtacttcaacctgataagtccaccttcgtcggcctcttttatggtttcttgtggcatttcccatttctccgcaagcggccataccctgaaggcgatatgctcttgtactaagtccctcgttccaataaaagaacagataacaccgaaggccctctggcattcttcggcagcctcactcatttcaaccttcggcctccgaaggccgaagctttgccaaatagggcgcataattatacctttgatatcttctcgcgttgtcagatcattcttcacataaaaccattctgtcatccagtcgccgggccatctcttccgaaaggtcggcacgggacagcttgacccggaccgagaaacgaaattgtagcagccaaaattattgtgatactgttccttaccccaaggttttgtttcgtatgataattcgtgaatattgcagaagctttttgcatcaggcttcagaccctggcttctcacggcccacacgaagatatttagccttataattgcctcgggggtaagttgatggagatagacttcgaatattttcagtacctccacaacgaagctactcaagggaaatcgcagtccagctttcaaaaagcttcggtacactacgacttcattctctttagggtgtgggcaagttttttccccttcgtcggccctcacaatggacaaatcccggaaataccttcctctcatgttgacaagatgattctctttgatagttgatttaccataaactgaatggcttggtcgccagggacgatcttcggagtcctcaccaccactgtccacatcatagctatcactgtcaccagtatcttcagacaaaccttccagaatctccttggtaattttttctgtattggtctttgacatcgctataagaaaacccaagtttttctcttcgtcaaggctcagcttcatctcagcaacagtcttcttaccttcagacatcttcggaaacactaaaaaactattttcaaaagccgaagcttcaaaaccaaAAGCCTAGCAAAtcgcagtgcacaagagctaaaaattgagtaagcgagagcagttggccagaaagcgtgtcaaatgagtttgcggtatgcccgtatttatacgccaagagcattgaaaattcaaagaccccgcttgtcagtgattgttgctattctagcaaagggaaggtgttttttcggaccttcggcgtaaggccttcgttcacgtcgcaatctaaatttgttattttaaacaaattaatattgcgaggggctactgttggggaccttcggcatccgaaggtcctcaaaaacaggatttaacagtaattctggaagtataatgtgtgagcaggtaccttcgaactcaagtcgttatcacgccaggagaagaccaggataatacgaaggtcttggtacaacgccgaagatgtcagcaggaaagcttcggcgtggttgcagaaaatgaaaccgacttaaagatgaaaaggctattcagacctcgatagattaccatagaattactaccaaatgtaaagggcatgaatgtaattttgtatgggctgtgtcccgtgcctataaataggtgaacagtacccgcgTACTGcggacgctgacttggcattcgctttttgcgtcacgcttgtactgtcatctcattccgattgaaggtacacttgtaattcaacaatgtttttgtttatgcccgataataacatatgattgttcatgttgtcttttatattctttatatttcatccttcgccattgtttaatgaatatacgaaggtatgtccttcgtaaccttcgtccgcaagccattacatcctaaaggaaataatgcttcggaggacgaaggaccttaatgattaacgttttctatgttgccttgttcttaactcatagcacttgagaacaagtccccaacactagcattatcatcactagaagattcatatttagtggaggatttagatttaaccttcttccttttgccgtcctttgccatgaggcacttgtggccgacgttggggaagaggagtcccttggtgacggcgatgttggcggcgtcctcatcggaggaggagtcggtggagctctcgtcggagtcccactcgcgacacacgtgggcatcaccgcccctcttcttgtggtacctcttcctttctctcctcttgcccttcttgtcgttatccctgtcactgtcacttgataatggacattttgcaataaagtgaccgggcttaccacacttgtagcaaaccttcttggaacgggatttgtaatccttccccttctgttgcttgaggatttggcgaaagcttttgatgattaaagccatctcctcattgtcgagcttggaggcgtcaattggttgtctactcggtgtagactcctccttcttctcctccgtcgccttaaatgccaccggttgtgcttcggacgtggagggttcatcaagctcgttgatcttcttggagcccttgatcatacattcaaagctcacaaaattccctataACTTCCTTGGGGGTCATTTGagtgtatctaggattgccacgaattaattgaacttgtgtggggttaaggaaaatgagagatcttagaataaccttaaccacctcgtgatcgtcccacttcttgctcccgaggttgcgcacttggttcaccaaggtcttgagtcggttgtacatgtcttgtggctcttccccttggcgaagacggaagcgaccgagctccccctcgatcgtttcccgcttggtgatcttggtgagttcatcaccttcgtgtgcggtcttgagtaggtcccaaatctccttcgcattcttcaacccttgcactttgttgtattcctccttacttagagaagcaaggagtatggttgtagcttgagagttgaagtgctcgatttgggccacctcgtcctcatcataatcctcatcccctacggatggtacctgtgctccaaactcaacaacattccatatacttttgtggagtgaggttagatgaaatttcattaaatcactccacctagcataatcttcaccgtcaaaggttggcggtttgcctaatggaacggaaagtaatggagtatgtctagatgtacgaggatagtgtaaggggatcttactaaacttcttacgctcttggcgtttagaagttacggagggcgcatcggagccggaggtcgatgttgatgaagtgtcggtctcgtagtagaccactttcctcatcttcttgtgcttgtccccactccgatgcggcttgtgagaggaagatctctccttcttctctttgtggtgagaagaagatttcttctccttccctttgttggaggagctcttcttcttctccttcctcttggtgcgggactcttccgatgaagtgctctcgtggcttgtagtgggcttttcgccggtctccatctcctttttggcgtgatctcccgacatcacttcgagcggttaggctctaatgaagcatcgggctctgataccaattgatagtcgcctagagggggggtgaatagggcgaaactgaaatttacaaatataaacacaactacaagtcgggttagcgttagaaatataaacgagtccgagagagagggtgaaaaacagatcgcaagcaaatgaagagtgtgacacgcggatttgttttaccgaggttcggttctcgcaaacctactccccgttgaggaggccacaaaggccgggtccctttcaacccttccctctctcaaacgatccctcggaccgagtgagcttctcttctcaaatcaaaccgggaacaaaacttccccgcaagggccaccacacaattggtgcctcttgcctttggttacaatggagtttagatcacaagaacaagtgagaaagaaaagaagcaatccaagcgcaagagctcaaaagaacacggcgaatctctctcactaatcactaaagacttgtgtggagttggagaggatttgatctctttggtgtgtctagaattgaatgcctagctcttgtaagtggttgagaagtggaaaacttggatacaatgaatggtggggtggttggagtatttatagccccaaccaccaaatatgaccgttggtggaagctgtctgttcgatggcgcaccagacagtccggtgcacactggacatgtccggtgccccagccacgtcaccagtgccgttggaatctgaccgttggagttctgacttctgggcccgcctcgatgtccggtggcgcaccggacatgaactgttcagtgtccggtgcgccagtatgggcgcgcctgccttctgcgcgcgctgcgcgcgcatttaatgtgttgcaggtagccattggcgcgaagtagccgttgctccgaggatgcaccggacagtccggtgcacaccggacatgtccggtgaattatagcggagcagccttcgtaaaatcccgaggctggcgagttccagagccgcgtcccgttggagcaccggacactgtccggtgtacaccggacagtccggtgaattatagcgcgccgactctggattttcccgaaggtgacgagttggattcctctggtgcaccggacactgtccggtggtgcaccggacactgtccggtggcacaccggacagtccggtgcgccagaccagaggagccttcggtagctcctttgctcttttgtcgaacccaacatttggtctttttattggctaagtgtgaaccttttgcacctgtaaaacttatacactagaacaaactagttagtccaaagatttgtgttgggcaattcaaccaccaaaattatataggaactaggtgtaagcctaattccctttcagtgtggGCGGGTGCACAATGGAGCACATACACTGGCGAGCAATCCCCACGTACATGGTGATTGGGTCCGAGTTCGGGTTGATGATACACGCTCATGGGACGAGGGCGAACTAGAATGAAGGAGTCCTTATCGATATGTTGACGAAATAGTAGTCGACCACACACGGGCAGCCCAAGCGAATGGTGAAGCTCCAACGACAAATTCCACGCACCTCGAACACTCTCACATCTCTCGGACGCCATGTATAGCTTCCTCCGTCTTCGATGAATCCTCCCGGTCACTCACCAAGTTCCGAACTATGGCGTGGGCGGTCCATCGATATAGCGGCTTCCATCTCTCTTCTCTCTGCTCGACCATGGCGAGACTCTCGGCATGGATGGTGGCTGGACTCGTGGTTATGTGGTTTTGTTTGTTCATTTTCACGAGCGAGGCCTCGCTTTTCCCCCTTCACACTTTTGTCGCAATTCTTTTTGATTATATGTAGGTGCAGCTTCATTACCTGAATCTAAAGGGGATTCAACATATCGCTGCCTTTATCACCTTGTGTGAAGGGTATCTGGGCATCGAGCCCAATTTTGACTTATGGCAATATTTTTCTGTGTCAAGTTGCTATGGAAAAGGGATGAGCAAAAAATGACATAAGCGTGGCTGATCGGGTGCGCGAGTACCCATCTCCGCAATGGGGGGTCGCACGAATACATCACGATTCCACTTTCCTTGTCCAACAAGGGCTGTCATCAATAATGGTTTTATTTATGGGTCACGGGTCAAGGGGCCTTACCGGTCATGGCTTCCTAGCTTCGATTTTTGGATAGGTTTTGTTCTAGGAATTTATTTGTGGCGTAGTTTAGAGcgaagtttttagaagtcctaattcaaccCCCTCTTTGGCGTCTCGATTCCTTTCACTCTTGTTTTCATTTGGCTATACATTTGAGCACTTCTTTGACTTAGAGAAACATATTCTCAATTTATCCAAACACTCTAAGTCATAGGTATTGATCATTTTGATCCCTTTTAATCCATATGCTCATTTCTACTCAACTTTTCCAAACTTAGCTCCTGGAACCCCTTTTCGCATTCCTAAACTTTCTAGCCACTTCCGAAGGTTCCAAAATTTCTTAGGGCATCTTATAACTCATCCAAACACTTGAACCACTCAAGGTTCCTCTTTTCCAAATTATGCCCTTTCTAACTAAGTTTTGGACTATTGTTCATATTGAATCTTCTGTTCTTATTCTTATGAACCTGCAACCATtcacttagcaaactagttagtccataatatTGTGAGTGGTTATCAAACTCTAAAGCAATTATAGTAATGGCTCAAAGTTCAGTTCCCTTTGACACATGCTATAACTGACTGACCAGCAAAAGAGGGGGTGAGGGTAATGGAAGGGTTATAAGTACTACGACCGACAATGTGGTCACTAAAGGCCAAGGGGCAGTAGACAAGGTGTCAATAGTAGATGTGGTGGAGATTTGGGTTAGGATTTCATATCCGATGGGCTTAGAGGGGTAGAGATATAGTTGGCTTGGCACTTGTGATGATTGCAAGTGAGACGATTGGGGCAAAGCTTTATTGTCTTCCAACTAAAGGAGAGTAGAGTGGGGGCGGTGGGGGTGAATAGTTGATGGTGCAACCAATAACGACAACAACAGAGGAGTAAAAATAGGGAgataagaaaagaaaatgaaGTAAAAACCCAACACACATAGAAAGAGACCCCTTCTCGAATGTATCTCTAGTTCAAAATAAGTTTTCTTAATTTAAAATGATAAATATAAATTAAAGATCCCCTTCTCTAATATTTTTATAATTCAAAATAAGATCCCTTAATTTAAAATGACAAATGTAAATTTGCGAGACGTTCTCGCCACCAACCCATGCTATATGGTGGCAACAATGCAAAAGGCACCATGCCCCTATCGGTGGCGTGGGCCTCTTCGGCCATTGGTTCTCTGGGATCATCGTTGGTGGTGACAACTATCCCTCTTTGTTGCCCCGCTCCAATGGCTAGCACCTCAATTCAATGGGCTGGAACCTTAACCTGACGACCTAGCTCCTTGATCTGTTGGACCATAAGTTGGTTCTGATGGACAAAAGTCGAACCAAACATGCTATATATCACTAAGATAGACCTTATTTAAATGGAATACCACTGTCTGCCTACGCGGGCACATCACTAGTGTATGAGTATACTTATCTAAATAGACCAGACTTGCAGAGCGGCTCGTGGCCCGCCACGATTTTGGTCGGTCCGAGCACGACATGGGTGGGCGTTTTTTTCACCTATTTTCCATAAAAATCTCTATATTATACTTGAGTGTAGAGTATAAAATATAAAAACATATGTGTTCTAGTGGTTAAGTGGTTGTGAATGTGGGTTTAGAGCCAACAACTATGATCTACTGTTCAAACCTGGTTATATGGGAAACGCACAACGAAGCAGCTGCATTATTATATTAGTAAAGATAAAGATAAAAGAAAAGATGTATGCATAGGGTTTGCTCACATTTGCTAATTTTGGGAGTTCTGGAATGACAGCCCGCCCTTGAGGGGCCCCTCCCCTGGAATTCAGGTCAGCCCGCGAAAAGCCTTCTTCCTCCACCGCTACTCCTCCCGTTTGTTTGCCATTCCCTTCCCTGGAGGATTCAGCGCACACCATCTATCACATCGACCGATCCATGCTGCCGTGGTCCATCTTTCCGCGACAGGCTCCCGGGGGCGACTCGGAGCCTGAGCCAGAGGCGTACCCGTCCGAACAGCTGTCGGACGAGGCCCTGGTGGAGGACCTCCTCGCCGCCCTCGCCGCCGCGCGGTCATTCCAGGAGTTCCGCCGCTCGCAGCGCAAGGAGTCATTCGGTCTCCAGCGCTGGCTCCAGCTCGTGCTCCCGCTCATCCAGGAGATCCGCGAGATCGCGCCGTCCCTCAGTGATGACGCCTACCGCCGCCTCGCCCTCCTCGGTCGTGCATTCCACGCTGCTCGCCGGCTCCTCCGCTGCTGCCACGACGGCAGCAAGATCTTCCTGGTAATAATAGAGTGGGGTGCCATTTCCTTCTTCTTGGGGGCATCCGAAGTGGAACTGTGCTGCCATTTTCATTACTCTTGTTCATGGCCTGTTTCAAAGATTGTAAATATACAGTTTACATTTTTTTAATAATCTATGTTGTTTGTTTGCCTCTTAACTTATttaagctggattatataataTATAAGGGCCTTACTATTACCTCGCGTCTGTCAGTCTATGCCATGTGCTGACAAGAAAAGATTGCATTTTGAATGATGATCTTGTCCTAAAAATTTCAGTCTTTGGAGAGCGAGGCTGTGCTCGGGCGGTTCAGGGCCGTGTATGAGAAGATGAATCTTGCATTGGATGGGATGCCTTACTCTGAGATTGGCATCTCCGATGAAGTCAAGGAACAGGTAATGTGCGTGTGTTATGTCATTATGTGCCAACATTTTGGTAAAATGGAATATCTGACGCAAACCGCAACTGCTTCGGTGATTTCAGGTTGAGCTCATCAATGCGCAACTGAAGAGGTGCAAGAAGAGAAGTGATACCCAGGACATGGAACTCTCCATGGATTTTATGATGATACTCCAGAACAAGGACGGGAATGCAGATAGAGCTATATTGGAAAGGCTAGCCAAGAAGCTCGAGCTGCAAAGCCTGGCGGATTTGAGAGCGGAGACTATGGCCATTAAAAAGCTCATCAACGAGAGGAATGGCCAGCAACCAGAAAGCACCAAGCACATAATAGAACTCCTCAACAAGTTCAAGGAGATTGCAGGCATCGACGAGAAGAACATCCTTGGGGATGTCTCCATACCAAAATATCTGGAGAAATGCCCGTCTTTGATGATCCCAAATGAATTCCTATGTCCAATATCGCTGGAGATCATGACTGACCCTGTCATCATCGCGAGCGGGAGGGTATGCCCATTCATGACATGTTCCCTGATTGCAAAGTGGGATTTATTGTCTCACAATCCATATTTCACCTGATTTGCAGACTTATGAGAGAAGAAGTATCAAGAAGTGGCTCGATGCTGGCCAGCGGACCTGCCCAAAGACGCAGCAACCATTAGCTCATCTTTCACTGGCACCAAACTTTGCGGTGAAAAACTTGATCTTGCAGTGGTGTGAAAAGAATAAAGTTGAGATCCAGAAGGGAGAATCCGAGCCTGTAGCTGAACAGGAAGATCGCAAAGAAGACATTCCAAAGCTGGTGAAGGATCTGTCGTCTGTTCATCTCGATGTGCAGCGGAAGGCTGCCGAGAAGATTCGGGCACTTTCCAAAGAAAACCCAGAGAATAGAGCACTGGTCATTGAGAATGGTGGGCTCCCTGCTCTTATTAGCTTGGTGTCCTATCCAGATAAGAAGATTCAGGAGAACACTGTGACTGCACTGCTAAACTTATCGATTGATGAGGCCAGCAAAGTTCTGATAGCTAAAGGAGGAGCCTTACCTTTGATCATTGAAGTCCTTAAAAATGGCAGCATTGAAGGTCAGGAGAACTCAGCAGCGACATTGTTCAGTTTGTCTATGATAGACGAGAACAAGGCGGCTATAGGGGTTTTGGGTGGTATAGCTCCTCTTGTGGACCTCTTAAGGGATGGGACAATCAGAGGCAAGAAAGATGCTGCTACAGCACTTTTCAATCTGATACTGAACCATCCAAACAAATTTAGGGCTATTGAAGCAGGAATCATGGCTGCTTTGCTGAAAATACTTGGCGACAAGAAACTAGACATGATAGACGAAGCACTGTCCATTTTTCTCCTCCTGGCATCACATCCTGGTTGTCGAAGTGAAGTGGGGACAACGTCTTTTGTTGAGATTCTTGTTCAGATCACAAAGGAAGGGACTCCCAAGAACAAGGAGTGTGCACTATCTGTTCTGCTCGAGCTAGGTCTTCATAACAACTCCCTTATGGCGCACGCACTTGGATTGGGTCTGCAAGAACATCTGTCTGATATTGCAAAGTCGGGTACAAGTAGAGCGCAGAGGAAAGCCAACTCTTTGATTCAGCTTTCTCGCAAGGGTCCATAAGGGAGTAAATGAAAACAAAACACCCTGATGATTTTGCACAAATATACATGTAAACCAAATTACTGAAAAAAGGAGGGGGAGATGAGGTTTCAAAAGAACATCTGTGTTGTGATGTCTGTCATTAAGATGAGAGGATGATGGCATTAAGGAAGAAACCATTCTTTTTTTTTCGAATTTACAGGAGAGATCTAGGCTTTATTAGGCGCTCAGGCTCTTTGCTCCCGCCATGAAACCACAGTATATTGTAACATTGAATTAGTAGACAGGTCTGTTCGTCCTCAAGAGAAATGAAAGAAACATGAGGTAATTCATTTCTTCACGCAGAATTTTGTTGTAATTCTTATATGGTAAAAATATAGAAGCATGTTGATAGAGTGTCAAAAAAAGAGAACTTGTTGTTGATGATGATGCCTGCCCTCTAGAATGCACAAAGAGAGGCAAATGTACTCTTCTTATAACATCTCATATTCAGCAATCCAATATAAGATAATCCACTATACAACATAAGACATTGGGTATTAGGTTGTGTCCATCAGATCGTGTATATAGTCATGTAAAACACTATTTTGTACTGTATATCATAGTATTTATAAAGTGGAGTTTGAAATATGAAGTGAGATAGAAAATACGATAGGAGAGCTACTGGAGAAAGCCTTAAACTATTTAGCGACCTAAATCTGTCTAAATTGTTGTCTTACGTTTCGAGTTTGGTTTTCTATTGAAGCCTACCAAACCTTATTTGAGATAACTCTCTAGTAAAATTACCGATCAGCAGACATCCACAACAAGCTATAGTAAACCTTGCCTAAGAACCTATCAGATTTATGTTTAGTAATAAAGCAAGGTAAGACTATCTTTAACAGACTCTATATCTTACTTTCTATCTCACcttctattttaaacttcactttgTAAATAGTATAATCTACAGTATTTTGCACGGCCGTTTAGACGACCTACTAGAGATGGCCTAAGGTGAACCGTCTAAGAGACGACCACTCTTATGATTAGTATAGTAAGGGGAAAAATCAAACTTAGCATGTAGTCATGATCCATTTTGAAATGGCTCAATATTGTGTGTGTTATGGAGTAATCGTCAATAGGATTTAGAACATTTTCCCTTCATCATCAATGAATGAAACACCACTATCCAGGGGCGTATCTAGGGGTATACCATGTATGCCCTAACATATACCCCGCGTACGTACACAACtatagaaaaaaaataaaaaaaacatttTAAAAATATTTAGCATAAGAAGGATGTTACGCTAATAGCCTTTTAGGATGTGCTTGCCATCAACtttttgagggttttggtgatcatgacaaaacaaataaagaTTCTAATAAATTTGCTTCAAGTGTGTAATCAATCTTGTGATATTCTGGCCCCTGGTATGGTGgctcaaggcttaatagaattaaaagtgtatccataccaacaaggtata is a genomic window of Zea mays cultivar B73 chromosome 5, Zm-B73-REFERENCE-NAM-5.0, whole genome shotgun sequence containing:
- the LOC103626471 gene encoding U-box domain-containing protein 15, which produces MLPWSIFPRQAPGGDSEPEPEAYPSEQLSDEALVEDLLAALAAARSFQEFRRSQRKESFGLQRWLQLVLPLIQEIREIAPSLSDDAYRRLALLGRAFHAARRLLRCCHDGSKIFLSLESEAVLGRFRAVYEKMNLALDGMPYSEIGISDEVKEQVELINAQLKRCKKRSDTQDMELSMDFMMILQNKDGNADRAILERLAKKLELQSLADLRAETMAIKKLINERNGQQPESTKHIIELLNKFKEIAGIDEKNILGDVSIPKYLEKCPSLMIPNEFLCPISLEIMTDPVIIASGRTYERRSIKKWLDAGQRTCPKTQQPLAHLSLAPNFAVKNLILQWCEKNKVEIQKGESEPVAEQEDRKEDIPKLVKDLSSVHLDVQRKAAEKIRALSKENPENRALVIENGGLPALISLVSYPDKKIQENTVTALLNLSIDEASKVLIAKGGALPLIIEVLKNGSIEGQENSAATLFSLSMIDENKAAIGVLGGIAPLVDLLRDGTIRGKKDAATALFNLILNHPNKFRAIEAGIMAALLKILGDKKLDMIDEALSIFLLLASHPGCRSEVGTTSFVEILVQITKEGTPKNKECALSVLLELGLHNNSLMAHALGLGLQEHLSDIAKSGTSRAQRKANSLIQLSRKGP